The Anderseniella sp. Alg231-50 genome has a segment encoding these proteins:
- a CDS encoding aminotransferase-like domain-containing protein, with protein sequence MSKTRTGMVMEAIRGKISSRVLEPGERLPSIRRFAENLGVSPSTVVEAYDRLAAEGIIRSRPGSGFFVSGAVAPLALADVGPRLDQAIDPFWVSRQSLDASADMLKPGCGWLPSDWMPNDAMRRALRNLARADDIILTEYGSTRGAANLRHLLARQFAGDGISAGPDQILLTGSGTQAIDLICRFLLRPGDTVLVDDPCYFNFQALLRAHQVKIVGVTYTANGPDMGSFGEALAEHKPRLYITNSALHNPTGATISPQTAHRVLNAAAEHDMIIVEDDIFAEFEPEPSPRLAALDGLDRVIRIGSFSKTLSASIRCGYIAARPDWVEALVDLQVATNFGGPSPFAAELVFSTLSDGSFRKHMEAIRRRLARGRRETAARLDGLGIRPWLMPRGGFYLWCSLPDGRDASALARAALQDNVILAPGNVFSVSQSMSGFLRFNVSQMADPRILDVVARAMAGTEG encoded by the coding sequence ATGTCAAAAACCCGCACCGGCATGGTCATGGAGGCAATCCGCGGCAAGATTTCAAGCCGGGTACTGGAACCGGGTGAAAGACTGCCGTCGATCCGGCGGTTTGCGGAAAACCTGGGGGTGTCTCCGTCGACCGTGGTGGAGGCCTATGACCGGCTTGCAGCCGAAGGCATCATCCGTTCAAGGCCCGGCTCCGGCTTCTTTGTGTCAGGGGCTGTTGCACCACTGGCGCTGGCGGACGTCGGGCCCCGGCTCGACCAGGCGATAGACCCGTTCTGGGTGTCGCGGCAATCGCTGGATGCCAGCGCGGACATGCTCAAGCCCGGGTGCGGCTGGCTGCCGTCGGACTGGATGCCGAACGACGCGATGCGTCGCGCGCTTCGCAATCTCGCCAGGGCCGACGACATCATCCTGACGGAGTATGGCAGCACCCGCGGCGCGGCAAACCTGCGCCATCTGCTGGCCCGGCAATTTGCCGGCGACGGGATTTCTGCCGGGCCCGACCAGATTCTGCTGACCGGCTCGGGTACGCAGGCCATTGACCTGATCTGCCGGTTCCTGCTGCGCCCCGGTGATACGGTGCTGGTCGATGATCCATGCTATTTCAATTTTCAGGCGCTGCTGCGGGCTCATCAGGTGAAAATTGTCGGTGTAACCTACACAGCGAACGGTCCGGACATGGGCTCGTTCGGCGAAGCTCTGGCAGAACACAAGCCAAGGCTCTACATCACCAACTCGGCCCTGCATAATCCCACCGGGGCAACGATTTCACCTCAAACAGCGCACCGTGTGCTCAACGCGGCTGCCGAACATGACATGATCATCGTCGAGGACGATATCTTTGCCGAGTTTGAACCGGAGCCCTCACCACGTCTTGCCGCCCTTGACGGTCTCGACCGTGTCATCCGGATCGGCAGTTTTTCCAAAACCCTCTCCGCCTCGATCCGATGTGGCTACATCGCCGCCCGGCCTGACTGGGTGGAAGCACTGGTAGACCTTCAGGTGGCGACAAACTTCGGTGGCCCAAGTCCGTTTGCCGCTGAGCTGGTGTTCTCGACATTGAGCGACGGCAGTTTCCGCAAGCATATGGAAGCGATCCGCAGGCGCCTGGCACGCGGACGGAGGGAAACGGCGGCAAGGCTCGACGGACTAGGTATCCGGCCCTGGCTGATGCCGCGCGGCGGTTTCTATCTGTGGTGCAGCCTCCCGGATGGCCGGGATGCATCTGCGCTTGCACGCGCCGCGTTGCAGGACAATGTCATTCTGGCGCCGGGCAACGTGTTCAGCGTCTCGCAATCCATGTCCGGTTTCCTGCGTTTCAATGTTAGCCAGATGGCGGACCCGCGGATACTCGACGTTGTGGCCCGGGCCATGGCCGGCACGGAAGGCTGA
- a CDS encoding EAL domain-containing protein yields the protein MNFTKFQCVSGKHTQLKQVYKMTLSDFQTVSFSAGETIFREGEQGDCSYVIIAGNVSVHKKGEGKQIKLAELGSNQMIGEMGLVSPGHRTASVTAITDCDLLLIEQSQFTRRRSELDPVMKMVFDVILTRFRNTLHSMGNEDYDGSANTYVTSEMTKALSQLQLETEIRRGVSVGEFELHYQPIVCLKTGKLSGAEGLMRWNHPTRGLLPPSEFIPTAEAGNLIFDLTQIAIDQACQELQEFGIASLKNIDNNNPLFVTLNVSGRDLEHDRFYDRVCKNLTDYGLQPGSLKLEVTETSLMNDVETCREKLSHLKERGVGIAIDDFGTGYSSMSYLAKLPLSTLKIDRSFIVEMSESFQARKIVKAILRLADELDLTVVAEGIESGEEARYLRDLNCTYGQGFLYSEAVPLVQFKKLIKNWNSHREYQNFSGKTAAIG from the coding sequence ATGAATTTTACAAAGTTTCAATGCGTTTCAGGTAAGCACACTCAACTTAAACAGGTTTACAAGATGACATTATCTGATTTCCAAACGGTGAGTTTTAGTGCTGGCGAAACCATATTTCGCGAGGGAGAACAGGGCGATTGTTCCTACGTCATTATTGCTGGCAACGTTTCTGTTCACAAAAAAGGAGAAGGCAAGCAGATAAAGTTGGCCGAGCTTGGCTCCAACCAAATGATTGGCGAAATGGGGCTTGTGTCCCCGGGACATCGTACAGCTTCGGTTACCGCCATCACGGACTGCGATCTTCTGCTCATAGAGCAGTCGCAATTTACACGCCGCAGAAGTGAACTCGATCCCGTTATGAAAATGGTTTTCGATGTTATTCTTACAAGGTTTCGCAATACTCTTCATTCGATGGGTAACGAGGATTACGACGGTTCAGCAAACACATATGTAACAAGTGAGATGACAAAGGCCCTGTCTCAATTGCAGCTGGAAACTGAAATCAGACGGGGAGTATCGGTGGGTGAGTTTGAGCTTCACTACCAGCCAATTGTCTGTTTGAAGACCGGCAAGCTTTCCGGGGCTGAAGGATTGATGCGTTGGAACCATCCGACCAGGGGCCTGCTACCCCCTTCAGAATTTATTCCAACTGCTGAAGCCGGCAATCTGATATTTGACCTAACACAGATTGCAATCGATCAGGCTTGTCAGGAACTGCAGGAATTTGGCATAGCATCCCTAAAAAACATCGATAACAACAATCCACTTTTTGTAACGCTCAATGTCTCCGGACGCGACCTGGAGCACGACCGCTTCTATGATCGTGTCTGCAAGAACCTCACGGATTACGGCCTGCAGCCGGGATCGCTGAAGCTGGAAGTTACCGAGACTTCCTTGATGAATGATGTTGAAACCTGCCGCGAGAAACTCAGCCACCTAAAAGAGCGCGGTGTTGGAATAGCCATCGACGATTTTGGCACCGGATACTCGAGTATGAGTTATCTTGCAAAACTACCACTCTCAACACTCAAAATTGACCGGTCGTTTATTGTTGAGATGTCTGAAAGTTTTCAAGCACGCAAAATCGTCAAAGCCATTTTACGGTTAGCTGATGAGCTGGACCTTACTGTAGTTGCTGAGGGTATCGAGTCGGGTGAAGAAGCGCGATATTTGCGCGACCTGAATTGCACTTATGGCCAGGGTTTCTTGTATTCTGAAGCTGTCCCACTGGTCCAGTTCAAGAAATTGATCAAAAACTGGAACAGTCACAGAGAGTATCAGAATTTTTCAGGTAAAACCGCGGCGATTGGGTAG
- a CDS encoding EamA family transporter encodes MHSNTAGWGSGLLGVIIFSASLPATRVAVSDFSPLFLTSIRAVIAALLGVALLMLLRQSRPQRKDVGSLIIVALGVVVGFPLMTALALQHITSAHSIVFIGLLPLVTAIFGVVRGGERPHPAFWLFSVAGSALVAGFALTQAGSASLTGDLLMVAAIVLCGLGYAEGATLSRRLGGWQVISWALVLSLPVMAIIALAVWPDTLHGISLPAWISLGYVSVFSMLVGFVFWYRGLALGGIAGVGQLQLLQPFFGLLLAGLLLHEPVAWTMIAVTALVAACVAGAKRFA; translated from the coding sequence ATGCACAGCAACACGGCGGGATGGGGCAGCGGATTGCTTGGCGTGATCATTTTCAGCGCGTCACTGCCCGCAACCCGCGTCGCGGTCAGCGATTTCTCGCCGCTGTTCCTGACCTCCATCCGGGCAGTGATTGCCGCTCTGCTCGGCGTGGCCCTGCTGATGCTGCTGCGGCAATCGCGGCCGCAGCGGAAAGACGTGGGCTCCCTGATCATCGTGGCGCTCGGGGTCGTGGTCGGCTTCCCGCTCATGACAGCGTTGGCGCTGCAGCACATTACCTCCGCGCACTCGATTGTTTTCATCGGGTTGCTGCCGCTTGTTACCGCGATCTTCGGTGTGGTGCGCGGCGGCGAGCGCCCTCACCCGGCATTCTGGCTGTTCTCCGTTGCCGGCAGCGCGCTGGTAGCGGGCTTTGCCCTGACACAGGCCGGCAGCGCATCACTGACCGGTGACCTGCTTATGGTGGCGGCCATCGTGCTGTGCGGCCTGGGCTATGCCGAGGGCGCAACATTGTCCCGCCGGCTCGGCGGCTGGCAGGTCATCTCCTGGGCGCTGGTGCTGTCCCTGCCCGTCATGGCGATCATCGCACTGGCCGTGTGGCCGGATACCCTGCACGGCATCAGCCTGCCTGCCTGGATCAGCCTCGGCTATGTCTCGGTCTTTTCCATGCTGGTCGGCTTCGTGTTCTGGTATCGCGGCCTTGCCCTTGGCGGTATCGCCGGGGTCGGGCAACTGCAGTTGCTGCAGCCGTTCTTCGGCCTGCTGCTGGCCGGGTTGCTGCTGCATGAACCGGTGGCCTGGACCATGATCGCCGTGACCGCACTGGTCGCGGCCTGCGTTGCGGGTGCCAAGCGCTTTGCGTGA